CAATCTTCCACCCATTGAATAACCAACTAAAAAGCACTTGGCAATTTTTAACTCATCTAGTAAGTTGATTAAAGCATGAGCAGTGTTTGCCATTGTATAGTATTTGTCCTCACCCAAAACTTGGGTTTTGCCATGTCCGGGAAGGTCAAGTGTTAAATAGGAAAATTCGTTAAACAGTAATTTTAAGGCTTCATCAAATTCATTAATGTTACCCATGAAGCCATGCAAAAAAAGAATTAGTGGTTTATTTAGAGTGCCAATTAAAGAATAATGAAATTGATAGTTTTTTAGGATCATAGTCTAGGTAAAAATCACCATTGCACAGCATATTAAGTATCTAGTCATAAATAAATTTCAAGTTTGTAGTAAGGACTTTAGTCCTGATAATCCTTGCTCTGAGCGATAAATCGCTCACTACAAACTAGGAGTTTATTTTATATTTAATTATGTCTACCTACTTATGTGATGGAATAAGTTTTTCCATCGTTGCCTCTTAGAAAAAGCGAACAAAGGAAAGTCTATAAAAATAGGTTTTCTAACAGTTGCCAATATGATGTCCCTGGAGTTAATGTCAGGATGCACTATTGAATTTTGATGCATCGCTGCTAGTGCATCACTAATTTTGCGGACGCATTTTAGATTATTTTTCTCATTCTTAAGGTAAAAATCGATCTAAAGCAGCCTTTAACTGTTTTATTTCAACGTCAATATTACCCTCTTGTGCAGCTCTACCAATACACTCAGTTAAATGTTCATCCAAAACAATTCGCGCGACTCGATCCAATGCGCCCCGCACTGCGGCAATTTGCAGTAGAACATCAGGACAAGGGGTACTTTGCTGCACCATTGCTTTGATACCACGAACATGTCCCTCTATACGCGATAATCGATTGACAATTCGCCGTAAAGACTCTTCGCTATGGACGTGAGGATGAGCCGACTCTCCAGTTCCATGAGTCCGATCTGTTTGCTCGTGGTCTGTATCGTGATAGTGGGAATGTTCGACTTGCTGGGATGTTGGCAAGGATTCCTTACTTAATCGGTTTGATCCATTCATGGGCTATGAAAAGGCTTGTATTACTAAGATCCTAGTCTAGTACTCGACCAACCCAAAATTTATGGGTGAAGGTGGAACCCATTCACCCTAACTTTACTGCTGACGATTGGCTTTTTCTTGAGGAATAATCTCCGTTACTACCCTACCGCTAGAACTACCACCTTTGACAACAATATTTTCTGTTTGCAGATTACCAACTGCTGTTTCACCCACAAAATTTAATGGTGGGTCAATTTGTCGGTAAACAACATTTCCCTGAGCTTCAACTAACTTATTATCTAAATACCAAGTTAGTGTATTGGATCTTAGAGACTGGCGACGCTGACCAATAGCATTGACGTTACCTTTTAAATAAACGGTTTTTTGTGGTATTTTCATTTCACCTTGATTGGCTGTCACTGTGACATTTTCGGCACGATGGAACATTCGCGTAGGTGAGTTTGTAGTGACAGTTTCTGTATTCATGTTCCAGGTCATAGAGTTACTAGCTATTTGCATTGGTGGGTCTAGTAATTCTAGTTGAGCATTCTTTTGGACAGTGGCAATTTTTGTTTTTAAGTTGACTTCGGCAGAATTTCCCTTACCGCGATCGCTAATTTTATTATCTTTGTAGCGGTCAATTTCTAGAGGGCGATCGCCAATCAGTTTTTCTTCTTTAATATTCCAGATTAAATGTTCAGTTCTCACTTGCATCTGGGGATCGATAGAATTTGCTACCACTCCTCCAGAAAATTCCATCCGCTGTTCGCGGGTTTTTACTCGCACTTCCTGCGCTACTGCTTGTAGTTTTTTATGAGTGCCGTTAATCTTATTACGAACAATCAACAAATCTTCTTTAGGACGCCATTCTAATTCATTACCTTGCAACACAATCCCATTACTAGGATCTGTGGCAAATATCTTACCTTTTAGAAACAACTGCTTCCCATCTTGTTCAATGTCTGCTACATCTGCCTTGATTTGGTAAACAATTTTGCCATCTTGATATAGTTCACCATAAGGGCTTTCAGCCTGACCAATTTGTTTTTCTTTGGTGTATTTTGCGGTTTTAGCCCTGACTTTCCAAATTGGTCTTCCCACTTCATCTGCTTGTTCTAAGGTGACATCAAAGAAAGTCAAATTGCTATCTTTGTTAGATGAATCCGCAGTATTTTGTTGGGAAGCTGGAGGGGATTTGCCCCCGCAGCCAACTAAACCAAATACCAAGAAAAAGGTCAAAGGTAAAATAAGAAAGGAGGGAGTGGAGGAGAAAATTTGAATTTTTCTCTTTCCCCATCTCCCTCTTTTATGAAATTGATACGTCATTATTCTTGGATTTCTAGGTGTCCATCACTACTTCTGGGGTCTTCCAAAAAACCGATCCCAGATAATGGCCGGTATGGATAGCTTTGGCGAGGAGTTTTTTGAATATCTTCTTTGATGGCTTCTAAATCAATGTAGCGATCGCTTACATTGATTAAGCTGTCGCTAGTCATGGAACGCAAGCTCACAACTTCTACCCGCACGCCACGATAGCTGACTGAATTAACCGCATAAGCTAAATCCCCATCACCGCTGACTAAAACTGCGGTATCATAAGAATCTACTAACGCCATCATGTCTACTGCTATTTCTACATCCAGGTTAGCTTTTTTAGAGCCATCTGGTAGCTGGACTAAATCTTTAGCAATGACTCGATAGCCATTGCGACGCATCCACAGCAGAAACCCTTGTTGCTTCTCGTTTGTCCGATCTACGCCAGTGTAGAAAAAAGAACGCAGTAATCTAGAACCTCCTGTTAATCGACATAATAGCTTCGTGTAATCTATTTCAATACCTAGTTGCAGTGCAGCGTAAAATAAATTTGAGCCATCAATAAATATGGCAACCCTACCTCGATTCTCCAAAACTTGTTCTGGCGTAAATATTGAATCGTTTTCCAAATTATTCAACATCATTGTGATACCTCAGTTTTTATCCCTGTTATTTTTGATACAAATTACCAACTTTTAGATGCTAGTCACAGCGGCTTATGATAATGTTCTGCGGCTAATTTAAATTGAGCCACGATAAATTTTGTGAGAAAATAAAAAATTGAACAAAATCAGAGTTTGATAAGGACTAATCGTTTTTCGGGGGTTCTAATCGCTGAAAAACAGGTTGGTGTTTACCCAACTGTTGCTTGCTCGATAGTAGTCCCCATGTAGCATGGGTGGCAAAAGGAGCATTAACTGAACTTTCTATTCGATCATTAAAGTTTATTCCAAAGCCCAACTGCTGATAAATATCGCTGCTGATGTTCGGAATAATTGGGGATAGCAGATAAGCTGCTAGTCTAACCGATTCTAGAACTGCGTAGAGAACCTTTTCCACCGACTCCTGCTGTCCCTGTTTATATAATGACCAAGGAGCCTGTTCATCAATAAACTTATTACTGGCTTGCGCCAATGAAAGTATGACCACGCAGGCTTGACTGAAAGCTAGCTCTTGGTATGCTTGTTTTACCTGTTCCCCTAAACGTAAACCAATTGCTTTCAAAGGATTTTCGTCAGGAATCCCTTCATTGCCTATTGATGGGACATTATTCTCAGCACAGTACTTTTTCACCATGCTCAAAGTGCGATTGAGCAAATTACCTAAATCATTTGCCAAATCTGCATTCAGAACATTAATGAACCTAACTTCATTAAAATCTCCATCTTTGCCAAATTCGATTTCCTTAAGGAAGTAATAACGAACGGCATCACTACCATAGCTCTTAACTAATGCCACAGGATCAAGGGTGTTACCCAGACTTTTGCCCATCTTCTGCCCGTCTTTAGTCAAAAAGCCATGCCCAAAGACTTTCTCTGGCAAGGGTAAGCCTGCTGACAACAGCATTGCTGGCCAGTAAACTGCATGAAAGCGCAGAATATCTTTACCAATTAGGTGCAAGTTGATTGGCCACCATGTTTCTAACGCATTTGCTAAAGTCGGTTCTGCATCTGGTTCTAGTAATGCTGTGACATAACCTAGCAGCGCATCAAACCAAACATAGAGAGTGTGTTTGGGATCAACTGGTACGGGAAAACCCCAATCTAAATTCACTCGTGAAATGGAAAAGTCTTGCAGTCCTTGATTGACAAAGCTGAGGACTTCGTTGCGCCGACTTTCTGGTTGAATAAAATCCGGTTTAGATTGATAAAATTCTGTCAGCTTAGTTTGATATTTGGATAAGCGGAAAAAATAGTTTTGTTCGTCTCGCCACTCCACTTCTTTGTTAGTATGAATTGGGCAACGGTGTCCTTCTAGCAGATCCCGTTCTTCTTTGAATTCTTCGCAAGATACGCAGTACCAGCCTTGTTGTTGTCCTTGGTAAATATCACCAGATTCCCAGACTCGCTCAAAGAATTCTTTCACGATCGCTTGATGACGAGGCGCAGTAGTCCGACTAAAGCGATCGTATTGGATGTCTAATAATTGCCATAAACTTACGAAACTAGGGACAATTTCATCACAAAATTCTTGTGGCGCTTTCCCTAAACTTTCTGCCGATCGCTGAATTTTTTGCCCATGTTCATCTGTACCTGTAATTAGTAATACTTGATATCCCAGTAATCTCTGAAACCGCGCCACTACATCGGCTGCGATCGTCGTATAAGCACTACCTATATGAGGGACATCGTTTACATAATATAGGGGTGTGGTCAGCGCAAATGTCAATTCTTTTTTATTCACTAGATTCATACAAAATAAAAATTAACTTATTAAAACGTTTTATATCTTAGCTTTTATCGGCAAAACCAGGCAATTATACAATATTATTACCATTTTTTCCAATAACATCTTCATACTAGCAAATTTATCAAGTCCAGAATTGTTTTGTAATATGCATCAATTAAACTCATTTTTACCTAAAAAATGGAAATTCACTAATCATAATTTTTTTGAATAGTTTGTATTAGATATTATTGTGATCGAGAATACATAATCAAGATTACAGAAAATCTAGTTGCTTTTGTAGATTAGATATTTCTATCTTAAGACGGTCATGGCATTAGTAAAGAAATGTAAAAATTAAATTAAGACAAATTGCCATATTTACCGGAAAATATATTGATTAGGTATGAGTGGAAATAGCCCCCTAGAGATTTCTCGCGCTTTAGTGGCGGCATTCTCAACGCAAATGTTCCGCTATTACGAAGACCGCATTCCCCAGGATGCGAGCGTCTTGGTAGTCAGCAATCACCGCAGCTTTATGGATGCACTGATTTTAATGGCGGCGTTATCGAGTCCGATTCGCTTTGCTTGCCATCACTACATGGGACAAGTTCCAGTCATGCGAGAGATTGTCACTGGACAATTGGGGTGTTTCCCCTTGGAAGATACTCAAAACCGTCAGCAAAGCTTTTTTTCGCAGTCACAGGTGCTATTGCAGTCCAAGCAGATGGTGGGAGTATTTCCAGAAGGAACTGCACCAATGGTGAAATTTACTCAGCCAAGCCAGGTGGGTGAGTTTCAGCGGGGATTTGCCCATTTGGCATTACGAGCGAATGTGCAGGATTTAGCTATTTTGCCGATCGCGATCGCCTCCTTAGAAGAAGTAAACACCAATGGCTTCCCATTAAGACTTTTGAGTGTATTCGACCCTTCAGAACCTTTATTTAATCAAAATGGTTGGCATCCCTTGGTAATTTATCGTCGAGTTGCCGTGTTAATCGGTCGTCCTTATTGGATTACGCCCCAACATCATAAAAAATATCACGGCAAACAAGCCAGAACTGTTGTGGCTGAACTGACAGAACACTGTCAGGGTGAAATTAGCAATTTACTGCTTCAAGGTTGCTATTAAAGTTATTCGATTTTGGACTTCGGCTCCTTTCGACTTCGCTACCTCGGCTTCGCTCGGCACAAGTCAAGGCAAGCCGCTCAGTCGAACAATTTTGGATTGTCTGCAAAACTTTGACTAGCTTGTTCTGATACTTTTTTGTTTTTGCTCAAAAGTACCGAAGTTAATACAAGCAACAATTCGCAGTCCAAAAGTTTTATACCATTGACTAATACTTCGACTACGCTCAGTACAAGTGACCAATGACTAATGACTAATGACTATCACAGAAGTTGAGCTAAACCCTTGTTTTCTGACTCCTAAACGAGTACAGCCAGAGTATCCGCTATTGGTATATTTGCCGGGAATGGATGGAACTGGTCAACTATTGCGATCGCAAACCGCAGGATTAGAAACTGGCTTTGATGTGCGCTCGTTGGCGCTTCCCCGGAAAGACCTTAATACTTGGGATACCCTAACTAAGAGTGTATTGGACTTGATCGACGCCGAATTAGAAAAAAGTTCTCAGAGACCAGTTTACTTGTGTGGTGAGTCCTTTGGTGGTTGCTTGGCAATGAAAGTGGCAATCCAAGCACCCCATTTATTTAAGCGAATTATCCTAATTAATCCAGCTTCGTCCTTTCAACTTCGCCCTTGGTTAAGTTGGGCATCCCAGCTAACTTACTTAGTGCCAACAGGATTGTATGATATTGGCGCACTAGGCTTGTTGCCATTTTTAGCATCTTTGTCACGCATTTCTCGGAGCGATCGCCACGATTTGCTGAAAACTATGCGTTCTGTCCCGGCAGAAACCGTTCTTTGGCGGTTGTCTTTACTGCGAGAGTTTGATATTGATGAGGAAAAGTTAAGGCGTTTAACTCAACCAGTTTTGTTGATTGCTGGTGCTAGCGATCGCCTTTTGCCTTCTGTAAGTGAAGTCAACCGGATAGCTAACATCTTACCAAATAACAAGATTGTAGTGTTGCCCAATTGTGGACACGCTTGCTTACTAGAGCAAGATACTAATCTCTATGAAATTCTTAAGGATAACGACTTTTTAGAAAGTAAAGCTAATAGCTGAGGTAGGATTAGATGAATATACAGAATTACTTACATAATAAGATTTGATTGCTGGTAATTGATAAAACAAGATTGCAAATAAAAGTGGCGTTCTTATTCCAGACCTCCTCATTATTTTAGAAGTTAAAGTGTTCTTGAATTAGGTTATCAGTGCTTAAATCAAAATCTCTGTCATCCATCTTATGTCTATAGTTAAAGCTCATAATAATTCCTATTGGCTCTGACGAATTGTACTTATGGAGAGATGTCAAAGCCACTCAAACTTCGCTAAAACCAAAAGAGAGAGGCTTTACAAGATGGTGTCAAGCAATGGCAGACAAACCCCAAGAAATAGAGGTGAATAAATTAGTTAATTCACCCAGAGAAATTCCAGAAGCAGGAATTCAGGCTCAATCATCAATAGAAAATGAACCGTCTATAGTAGAGTCTTTGATTAAAACTGTGGCTGAGACTGGCCAAGCAGTTTTAGACACAGCAATAGGGGTGGGAGAAGTGACGGCGAAAGAAACACACAAGTTTATTGAGCAAACAACTCAAACCAGCGGTCAGGTTGTGAATCGCCTTAGCGAAAATTGGCTGATTAGAAAACTATCTGGAGTCTTAAATCTCAATTGGCTCATTAACGATACTAACCTTGTTGATTTAGAACAAGCAGAAGCAGCGGTAAACAAGCTTAAGAAACAGTATCCAAATGAATCACCCAGCCAGCTTGCTCATCGAATCATGGTGGAAAAAGCAACTCAAGCAGCCACAGTTGGACTAGCCACTAGTTTTTTGCCAGGAATAGCAGTGGCATTGTTGGCAATTGATTTAACAGCCACAACAAAATTGCAGTCAGAAATGCTTTATCAAATTGCATCTGTCTACGGGCTAGATTTAAAAGATCCTGCTCGTAAAGGTGAAATTTTAGCAATTTTTGGGTTGGCTTTGGGTGGAGGGCGTTTATTGAAAGCTGCCGGGTTAGGCTTGCTGCGAAATGTGCCCTTGGCGGGTGCAGTTATTGGAGCTAGTTCAAATGCAACAATGATCTATTCATTGGGGTATGCTGCTTGTAGATTTTACGAAACCAAGCTGGATGAATCTACTTCCCTAGCATCACCACAGACGTTGGCAACATTAAAAGCCGAAAGTGAAAAGTATCTAGAAAGTGCGATCGCTCAAGAAGCCGTCATGGATCAAATCTTAGTTCACATGATTTTAGCTAGTCATCCAGATAAGACTTTGGAAGAAATTTTGCCAGAATTACAAGCTGTAAAACTCAGTCCTACCTCGTTGGATGCCATTGCCCAAAATATCAAATCACCTAAGTCTTTAGATATACTGCTCAATCAGCTGAATCGTGATTTTGCCATGCCATTACTGGCTCAGTGTAAAAAAATTGTCCAGCTTGACAAAAAGACTACACCACTTGAGCAAGAAATAATCGCAGCGATCGCCAGCAAATTTGACATTGATACAAACAAAATTGTGGGATAGGCATGGGGCAAGAAGCAGGACGTAAAAAAATCTGACTTTTCACGGCATCTGGAAAACCTCTCTCTAAATCTCTCTCCTAAAAGGAGAGAGACTTTGAATTTTCCCACTTCCCGCCCCAGGAAGGGGGTTAGGGGGTTAGGTTTTTGGTGGACTTTTCCACATAACGCGAAAAGTCAGGTAAAAAAATGGAGATCATAACTTCATTAACGAGTATCCAAGACTCGTTAATGAGTGCTATTTATACCAATTGGCTAAATTATAGCTACTAACCACTGCTTCCCCATGCCCAATACCCGTCCCCTCACCATGAAACAAGAATTTTGAGCAATACTGGTACAAGAAGGAATATTTACACAAAATCCCAAAATGACAATTCAACCTAGTGATAAGCCTTTACTAGAGTGGGCAGGCGATAGTTTGGCAATTGGATTATTTGAAGATGCAGTAGAGTTAACCGGAGAACTAGCTACTTTAGATCAAAAGTTTTCTGGGGTATTAAAAGAACTGATTACTGAAGAAGAATTTAAAGGTAAAGCCAATAGCACTATTTTCACCCGTGTAAATGCTGGTAGCCCAGTGCGGAAATTGATTTTGGTAGGTTTAGGTAAACCAGATGCACTAAAACTAGATACTCTGCGTCGCGCGGCGGCAGCTGTAGCTAGGGTAGGAAAAAAGCAGAAAAGCAAAATTTTGGGTTTTAGTTTTCCATTGTGGAACAACGATCCAGCAGCCAGTGCCCAAGCGATCGCAGAAGGTGTGGAATTAGCACTTTACCAAGATATTCGCTTTAAATCCGAACCAGAAGATAAAGGTTCACAAATAGAAAGTATAGATTTACTGGGTTTTGATGGACAAGAAGCCGCCATTACCCGCGCCAATCAAATTGTTTCCGGGGTAAATTTGGCACGGCAATTAGTGGCAGCACCAGCCAACGCGGTAACACCAATTACTTTAGCTGAAACTGCTCAAGCGATCGCCAAGGAATACGGTTTGCAACTAGAAATTCTGGAGCGAGAAGACTGTGAAAAGTTAGGCATGGGTGCATTTTTGGGAGTAGCCCAAGCTTCCGATTTGCCACCAAAATTCATTCACCTAACTTACAAGCCAGAAGGTACACCCAAAAAGAAATTAGCAATTATTGGTAAAGGTTTAACCTTCGACTCCGGCGGACTTAACATTAAAGGTGCTGGTAGCGGCATCGAAACCATGAAAATTGACATGGGCGGTGCAGCTGCTACCTTGGGCGCAGCAAAAGCAATTGCTCAAATTAAGCCAGATTCGGAAGTTCACTTCATCTCAGCAGCGACCGAAAACATGATTAGCGGTCACGCCATGCACCCTGGAGACGTTCTCACAGCATCAAATGGCAAAACAATTGAAGTCAACAACACCGACGCAGAAGGACGTTTGACCTTAGCAGATGCTTTGGTGTATGCCGACAAATTGGGATTAGATGCGATCGTTGATTTAGCCACCCTGACTGGTGCCAACGTCATTGCATTAGGTGAAGATATTGCTGGTTTGTACACTCCCGATGAAGGTGTTGCTTCCCAAATCGAAAAAGCTGCTCAAACTTCAGGGGAAAAGATTTGGCGGATGCCAATGGAAGAAAAATATTTTGAAGGGTTAAAGTCTGGTATAGCGGACATGAAAAATACAGGGCCGCGTCCAGGTGGTGCAATTACTGCTGCCCTTTTCCTCAAGCAATTCGTCAAACAAACCCCTTGGGCACACATAGATATTGCTGGCCCAGTGTGGACAGATAAAGAAAATGGCTACAACAGCGCAGGGGCAACTGGCTACGGTGTTCGGACACTAGTTGATTGGGTGTTGGGAAGTGGTGAATAGGGAGTGAAGAAGGGAATAGGGTACAGGTTACAGGGTACAGATTATTCCCTATCACCTGTCACCTTTCCCCTAATGTCAATGCCCCATACCCAATGCCCAATACCCAACAATTCGTGCTATCTTGAGCTTGCCAGCAAAAATTGTTGCAATAGTAACAGAATTAATTTGGCGGTCAGAAAATTAAGCTTTTTCGGGCTTTGCCATCTGGTAAAATTTGTAAGGTTTCTAGAAGCTGTGAGCAATGGGATCGACTCGCGTACGGATCGCAATTGACGCAATGGGAGGGGATCATGCACCCGGTGAAATCGTTGCTGGCGCATTGCGGGCAAGAGAAGAATTGGGTGTAGATATATTGTTGGTTGGCGATCCCCAACAAATAGAAGCTGCCTTGCCATCAAAAACAAGTTTAGGGCAGGTGGAGATCGTAACTGCGGAGGAGGCGATCGCTATGGATGAGGAGCCTTTAAATGCAGTTAGACGCAAACGCAAGGCTTCTATCAATGTGGCGATGGATTTAGTCAAGCAGGAAAAGGCAGATGCCGTATTTTCTGCCGGCCACTCTGGGGCAGCTATGGCATCAGCTTTGCTCCGCTTAGGACGATTACCAGGAATCGATCGCCCAGCGATCGGGACAGTTTTCCCCACGATTATTGCTGGTAAGCCAGTGCTAGTACTTGATGTCGGCGCAAATGTAGATTGCCGTCCCAAGTTTTTAGAGCAGTTTGGCGTTATGGGATCGGCTTACAGTAAGTATGTCTTGGGTACAGCTGAACCGAAGGTGGGTTTGCTGAATATCGGTGAAGAAGACTCGAAAGGCAATGATGCAGCAGTCCGCGCCCACCAACTGCTACGCGAAAATTCCCAAATTAATTTTATTGGCAATGCTGAAGGGCGTGATGTGCTTTCTGGTCGCTTTGATGTGATTGTCTGCGATGGCTTTGTAGGTAATGTATTGTTAAAATTTGCCGAAGCCGTTGGAGAAGTGATTCTGCAAATTCTGCGGGAAGAATTACCCCAAGGATTGCACGGTCAAATAGGTTCCGCACTCTTAAAACCAAACCTGAAGCGGATTAAGCAGCGAATGGATCACGCAGAACATGGTGGTGCTTTACTGCTAGGCGTGGCAGGAGTCTGTTTTATTGGTCACGGTAGCTCCCAAGCACCTTCAATTTTTAATGCAATTCGCATGGCAAAAGAAGCTGTTGACAACCAGGTGATACAACGAATTCAGTCCCAATATATCCTAGAGCGCGAGAGCGGTTAGTCATTGGTCATTGGTCATTCGTCATTGGTTATTGGTCACTTGTACTGAGCGTAGTCGAAGTATTAGTCATTGGTCATTTGTAAAGGACAACTGACAAGTGATAAAGGACAACTGACAAAGGACAAAGGACAAAGGACAAAGGACAAAAGACAAAAAGCTGATAGCTTGGGAGATTAAGAGTGCAAAACTTAGGCGTAG
This portion of the Nostoc sp. GT001 genome encodes:
- a CDS encoding metal-sensitive transcriptional regulator translates to MNGSNRLSKESLPTSQQVEHSHYHDTDHEQTDRTHGTGESAHPHVHSEESLRRIVNRLSRIEGHVRGIKAMVQQSTPCPDVLLQIAAVRGALDRVARIVLDEHLTECIGRAAQEGNIDVEIKQLKAALDRFLP
- a CDS encoding EcsC family protein, with translation MADKPQEIEVNKLVNSPREIPEAGIQAQSSIENEPSIVESLIKTVAETGQAVLDTAIGVGEVTAKETHKFIEQTTQTSGQVVNRLSENWLIRKLSGVLNLNWLINDTNLVDLEQAEAAVNKLKKQYPNESPSQLAHRIMVEKATQAATVGLATSFLPGIAVALLAIDLTATTKLQSEMLYQIASVYGLDLKDPARKGEILAIFGLALGGGRLLKAAGLGLLRNVPLAGAVIGASSNATMIYSLGYAACRFYETKLDESTSLASPQTLATLKAESEKYLESAIAQEAVMDQILVHMILASHPDKTLEEILPELQAVKLSPTSLDAIAQNIKSPKSLDILLNQLNRDFAMPLLAQCKKIVQLDKKTTPLEQEIIAAIASKFDIDTNKIVG
- a CDS encoding 1-acyl-sn-glycerol-3-phosphate acyltransferase — translated: MSGNSPLEISRALVAAFSTQMFRYYEDRIPQDASVLVVSNHRSFMDALILMAALSSPIRFACHHYMGQVPVMREIVTGQLGCFPLEDTQNRQQSFFSQSQVLLQSKQMVGVFPEGTAPMVKFTQPSQVGEFQRGFAHLALRANVQDLAILPIAIASLEEVNTNGFPLRLLSVFDPSEPLFNQNGWHPLVIYRRVAVLIGRPYWITPQHHKKYHGKQARTVVAELTEHCQGEISNLLLQGCY
- the metG gene encoding methionine--tRNA ligase, coding for MNLVNKKELTFALTTPLYYVNDVPHIGSAYTTIAADVVARFQRLLGYQVLLITGTDEHGQKIQRSAESLGKAPQEFCDEIVPSFVSLWQLLDIQYDRFSRTTAPRHQAIVKEFFERVWESGDIYQGQQQGWYCVSCEEFKEERDLLEGHRCPIHTNKEVEWRDEQNYFFRLSKYQTKLTEFYQSKPDFIQPESRRNEVLSFVNQGLQDFSISRVNLDWGFPVPVDPKHTLYVWFDALLGYVTALLEPDAEPTLANALETWWPINLHLIGKDILRFHAVYWPAMLLSAGLPLPEKVFGHGFLTKDGQKMGKSLGNTLDPVALVKSYGSDAVRYYFLKEIEFGKDGDFNEVRFINVLNADLANDLGNLLNRTLSMVKKYCAENNVPSIGNEGIPDENPLKAIGLRLGEQVKQAYQELAFSQACVVILSLAQASNKFIDEQAPWSLYKQGQQESVEKVLYAVLESVRLAAYLLSPIIPNISSDIYQQLGFGINFNDRIESSVNAPFATHATWGLLSSKQQLGKHQPVFQRLEPPKND
- the lptC gene encoding LPS export ABC transporter periplasmic protein LptC; protein product: MTYQFHKRGRWGKRKIQIFSSTPSFLILPLTFFLVFGLVGCGGKSPPASQQNTADSSNKDSNLTFFDVTLEQADEVGRPIWKVRAKTAKYTKEKQIGQAESPYGELYQDGKIVYQIKADVADIEQDGKQLFLKGKIFATDPSNGIVLQGNELEWRPKEDLLIVRNKINGTHKKLQAVAQEVRVKTREQRMEFSGGVVANSIDPQMQVRTEHLIWNIKEEKLIGDRPLEIDRYKDNKISDRGKGNSAEVNLKTKIATVQKNAQLELLDPPMQIASNSMTWNMNTETVTTNSPTRMFHRAENVTVTANQGEMKIPQKTVYLKGNVNAIGQRRQSLRSNTLTWYLDNKLVEAQGNVVYRQIDPPLNFVGETAVGNLQTENIVVKGGSSSGRVVTEIIPQEKANRQQ
- a CDS encoding NYN domain-containing protein encodes the protein MLNNLENDSIFTPEQVLENRGRVAIFIDGSNLFYAALQLGIEIDYTKLLCRLTGGSRLLRSFFYTGVDRTNEKQQGFLLWMRRNGYRVIAKDLVQLPDGSKKANLDVEIAVDMMALVDSYDTAVLVSGDGDLAYAVNSVSYRGVRVEVVSLRSMTSDSLINVSDRYIDLEAIKEDIQKTPRQSYPYRPLSGIGFLEDPRSSDGHLEIQE
- the plsX gene encoding phosphate acyltransferase PlsX; amino-acid sequence: MGSTRVRIAIDAMGGDHAPGEIVAGALRAREELGVDILLVGDPQQIEAALPSKTSLGQVEIVTAEEAIAMDEEPLNAVRRKRKASINVAMDLVKQEKADAVFSAGHSGAAMASALLRLGRLPGIDRPAIGTVFPTIIAGKPVLVLDVGANVDCRPKFLEQFGVMGSAYSKYVLGTAEPKVGLLNIGEEDSKGNDAAVRAHQLLRENSQINFIGNAEGRDVLSGRFDVIVCDGFVGNVLLKFAEAVGEVILQILREELPQGLHGQIGSALLKPNLKRIKQRMDHAEHGGALLLGVAGVCFIGHGSSQAPSIFNAIRMAKEAVDNQVIQRIQSQYILERESG
- a CDS encoding alpha/beta hydrolase, encoding MTITEVELNPCFLTPKRVQPEYPLLVYLPGMDGTGQLLRSQTAGLETGFDVRSLALPRKDLNTWDTLTKSVLDLIDAELEKSSQRPVYLCGESFGGCLAMKVAIQAPHLFKRIILINPASSFQLRPWLSWASQLTYLVPTGLYDIGALGLLPFLASLSRISRSDRHDLLKTMRSVPAETVLWRLSLLREFDIDEEKLRRLTQPVLLIAGASDRLLPSVSEVNRIANILPNNKIVVLPNCGHACLLEQDTNLYEILKDNDFLESKANS
- a CDS encoding leucyl aminopeptidase, whose product is MTIQPSDKPLLEWAGDSLAIGLFEDAVELTGELATLDQKFSGVLKELITEEEFKGKANSTIFTRVNAGSPVRKLILVGLGKPDALKLDTLRRAAAAVARVGKKQKSKILGFSFPLWNNDPAASAQAIAEGVELALYQDIRFKSEPEDKGSQIESIDLLGFDGQEAAITRANQIVSGVNLARQLVAAPANAVTPITLAETAQAIAKEYGLQLEILEREDCEKLGMGAFLGVAQASDLPPKFIHLTYKPEGTPKKKLAIIGKGLTFDSGGLNIKGAGSGIETMKIDMGGAAATLGAAKAIAQIKPDSEVHFISAATENMISGHAMHPGDVLTASNGKTIEVNNTDAEGRLTLADALVYADKLGLDAIVDLATLTGANVIALGEDIAGLYTPDEGVASQIEKAAQTSGEKIWRMPMEEKYFEGLKSGIADMKNTGPRPGGAITAALFLKQFVKQTPWAHIDIAGPVWTDKENGYNSAGATGYGVRTLVDWVLGSGE